One region of Fragaria vesca subsp. vesca linkage group LG4, FraVesHawaii_1.0, whole genome shotgun sequence genomic DNA includes:
- the LOC101294550 gene encoding LOW QUALITY PROTEIN: ribonucleoside-diphosphate reductase small chain A-like (The sequence of the model RefSeq protein was modified relative to this genomic sequence to represent the inferred complete CDS: deleted 1 base in 1 codon) has translation MGSLRNEPDRDDKEEEEEVEPILAAQTQRFCMFPIRYQQLWEMYKKAEASFWTAEEVDLSQDVQQWDALTDSERHFISHVLAFFAASDGIVLENLAARFLNDVQIPEARAFYGFQLAMENIHSEMYSLLLETYIKDPKEKHRLFNAIENIPCVSRKAQWALNWINSSNSFVERLVAFACVEGIFFSGSFCAIFWLKKRALMPGLTFSNELISRDEGLHCDFACLLYSLLQKQLNSEKVHGIIHEAVEIETEFVCDALPCALIGMNSALMSQYIKFVADRLLVALGYEKKYSVENPFDWMEFISLQGKTNFFEKRVGDYQKASVMSSLQDGGKNFVFNMDEDF, from the exons ATGGGTTCTCTGAGAAATGAACCAGACAGAGATGACAAGGAGGAGGAAGAAGAAGTAGAACCCATTTTGGCAGCGCAAACCCAGAGATTCTGTATGTTCCCCATTAGGTATCAGCAACTTTGGGAGATGTACAAGAAGGCTGAGGCTAGTTTCTGGACTG CTGAGGAGGTTGATCTCTCCCAGGATGTACAGCAGTGGGATGCTTTGACTGACTCCGAGAGACACTTCATAAGCCATGTCCTGGCATTTTTTGCCGCATCAGATGGGATTGTTTTGGAGAATTTGGCTGCAAGATTTCTAAATGATGTTCAAATTCCAGAG GCTCGGGCATTCTATGGATTTCAACTTGCAATGGAGAATATTCATTCTG AGATGTACAGCTTGCTTTTAGAGACATACATCAAGGATCCTAAAGAGAAGCACAGATTGTTCAACGCAATTGAAAACATTCCTTGTGTCTCTAGGAAGGCCCAGTGGGCTTTAAATTGGATAAACAG TTCAAATTCGTTTGTGGAGAGACTTGTTGCTTTCGCATGTGTTGAAGGAATTTTTTTCTCAGGAAG CTTCTGTGCCATATTCTGGCTTAAAAAGAGGGCACTAATGCCAGGTCTGACATTCTCAAATGAGCTTATTTCTAGAGATGAGGGCCTCCACTGTGATTTTGCTTGCCTTCTGTACAG TTTGTTACAAAAGCAACTTAATTCGGAAAAAGTTCATGGAATTATACATGAAGCTGTCGAAATTGAAACCGAGTTTGTGTGTGACGCCCTCCCATGTGCATTGATTGGCATGAACTCAGCTCTCATGAGCCAGTACATAAAATTT GTTGCTGATCGACTACTG GTTGCGTTAGGTTATGAGAAGAAGTACAGTGTGGAAAATCCTTTCGATTGGATGGAGTTCATTTCTTTACA AGGGAAGACAAACTTCTTCGAGAAAAGGGTGGGCGACTATCAGAAAGCATCTGTTATGTCGAGCCTCCAAGATGGAGGAAAGAATTTCGTCTTCAACATGGATGAGGACTTCTAG